A stretch of the Argentina anserina chromosome 6, drPotAnse1.1, whole genome shotgun sequence genome encodes the following:
- the LOC126800650 gene encoding 50S ribosomal protein L17, chloroplastic: MAMTMALATATGTVDIASRWSMASLRSALPSPCTVSASSTHCGNRGLRLSLSLTQSAPKTQKYFGSFTGLSPFNPLGLSENTGFEHTFTIIDNGGRVYAMRHGRKVPKLNRPPDQRKALLRGLTTQLLKHGRIKTTRARASAMRKYVDKMITLAKEGSLHKRRQALGFIYEKQIVHALFAEVPERYGERNGGYTRIIRTLPRRGDNAPMAYIELV, encoded by the exons ATGGCGATGACAATGGCATTGGCAACCGCAACCGGAACAGTCGATATCGCCAGCAGATGGAGCATGGCCTCGCTGAGGTCAGCACTCCCCTCACCTTGTACTGTTTCTGCTTCTTCAACCCATTGCGGGAATCGTGGTCTGCGCCTCAGCCTTAGTCTCACTCAGTCTGCCCCTAAAACCCAAAAGTACTTTGGGTCGTTCACTGGTCTCTCTCCCTTCAACCCCCTCGGCCTCTCAG AGAATACGGGGTTTGAACATACCTTTACCATTATTGATAATGGTGGCCGGGTTTATGCAATGAGACATGGAAGGAAAGTCCCTAAGCTCAACAGGCCTCCTGACCAAAGGAAAGCGCTACTTCGAGGCCTCACTACTCAGCTCCTTAAGCATGGTCGCATCAAGACAACTCGAGCAAGGGCTAGTGCGATGAGGAAATATGTTGACAAAATGATCACATTGGCCAAAGAAGGGTCTCTGCATAAGAGGAGGCAGGCTCTTGGATTCATTTACGAGAAGCAGATTGTCCATGCCTTGTTTGCTGAAGTGCCAGAGAGATATGGAGAAAGAAATGGTGGTTATACTAGAATTATCAGAACACTGCCGAGGCGAGGGGACAATGCACCCATGGCATACATTGAACTTGTGTAG
- the LOC126800450 gene encoding glycine-rich protein 2-like: MMSFYAGRGRGQMNNGGRGNFGEGRGNFGRGRGNGNGGNGNFQGNGNFGGGRGNGNRGYGNGGNGNFGNFGAGRGTGNGGSGHVVCQFCGTVGHTAKTCKNITNNAGASSSTQVECQYCGRTNHTADRCYWIIGFPNQQQQQSPSDNIFAMLAAAVPASQQFWLADSGATNHMTSEIQLLNNVAPYTDGDSVQVGNGQGVGQNSVQRTE; encoded by the exons ATGATGAGTTTCTATGCTGGAAGAGGCAGAGGTCAGATGAACAATGGTGGGAGAGGTAACTTTGGAGAAGGAAGAGGTAATTTTGGTAGAGGCAGAGGTAATGGTAATGGAGGAAATGGTAATTTTCAGGGAAATGGTAATTTTGGAGGCGGCAGAGGTAATGGTAATCGTGGATATGGTAATGGAGGAAATGGTAATTTTGGTAATTTTGGAGCAGGCAGAGGTACTGGTAATGGAGGAAGTGGACATGTTGTATGTCAGTTTTGTGGCACTGTTGGTCACACTGCTAAGACTTGCAAGAACATTACCAACAATGCAGGTGCTTCTTCAAGCACACAAGTGGAGTGTCAGTACTGTGGAAGAACTAATCATACTGCAGATAGATGTTACTGGATTATTGGTTTTCCAAATCAACAGCAACAACAATCTCCAAGTGACAACATCTTTGCTATGCTTGCAGCAGCTGTTCCTGCATCTCAACAATTCTGGTTAGCCGATTCTGGTGCAACCAACCATATGACTTCTGAAATTCAATTGCTCAACAATGTGGCTCCATACACTGATGGTGATTCTGTGCAAGTTGGTAAtg GACAAGGTGTTGGGCAGAATTCTGTACAAAGGACTGAGTAA
- the LOC126799403 gene encoding protein LURP-one-related 8-like — MTKVYPNGAAAATANVAAYEAEQKRRASGSEEATVLTVWKKSLLLNCNGFTVFDTKGNLVFRVDNYLSGRKGEIVLMDAHGKCLLTIRRKRLSFGDNWMIYDGETSGTPRFCVRKNVNMLNNKYLAQVNSKTSVLYQVEGSYAQRCCTVYDGKRTKVAEIKRKEAAVGGVAMGVDVFRLVVQPDLETSVAMAFVILLDQMYGSSRR; from the exons ATGACAAAGGTATACCCAAACGGAGCAGCAGCGGCCACCGCCAATGTCGCAGCCTACGAGGCTGAGCAGAAGCGGAGAGCTTCGGGGTCGGAAGAGGCCACGGTGCTGACGGTGTGGAAGAAGTCGTTGCTGTTGAACTGCAACGGGTTTACGGTGTTTGACACCAAGGGGAATCTCGTCTTCAGGGTCGACAACTACTTGTCAGGCCGTAAAGGCGAGATCGTTCTCATGGACGCCCACGGCAAGTGCCTCCTCACCATCCGCCGCAAG AGGCTGAGCTTTGGGGATAACTGGATGATTTACGACGGAGAGACGTCGGGGACTCCGCGGTTCTGCGTGAGGAAGAACGTGAATATGCTAAACAACAAGTACCTGGCGCAGGTGAATAGCAAGACCTCGGTGTTGTACCAGGTAGAAGGGTCGTACGCGCAGAGGTGCTGCACCGTATACGACGGAAAGAGGACGAAAGTGGCGGAGATCAAGAGGAAGGAGGCGGCTGTGGGGGGAGTGGCGATGGGAGTCGACGTGTTCCGCCTAGTCGTACAGCCCGATCTTGAAACGTCGGTGGCCATGGCGTTTGTTATCCTCCTTGACCAGATGTATGGTTCATCTAGGCGTTAG